The genomic window ACGGGCCGAACCTCCCACGTCGTGTTCGTCACGAAGGCCTCATTCGCCTCCCGAACGTCGGAGGGCTCGTAGGTCCCGGTTCGGACCGGCACCCCGGCGTCCTCGGCCAGATCGATCACCAGCCGACGCGTGATGCCCGGCAACAGATCCCGCGTCGCGCTCGGGGTGTGCACCGCGTCGTCGTGCACGAAGAAGACGTTGCTCGCGGCTCCTTCGACCACCGCCCCGTCCATATCCCGCAAGAGCGCCTCGTCGGCTGTCTCGATCAACTCGGCCCGGGCGAGAATCCCGTTCAGGTAGTTGTGGGTCTTCGCTGTCGCGGGGATCGCCGAATCCGGCATCCGCCGCGTCTTCACGGTCTGGAGGGTCGCCGGTTCGTCCCACACGTCGTCGCCGTCGACGCCCCCGCGGGGCAGTTCCTTGGCGTAGACCACGACGGTCGGATCGACCTCGGGTTGCGGCGTGAGCTTCCCGGGCTGGCTCCC from Salinarchaeum sp. Harcht-Bsk1 includes these protein-coding regions:
- a CDS encoding aminotransferase class IV → MSPQYNVDGEIVPAEEATVSVEDRGFQYGDGAFETLRAYGGDVFEWEAHADRLDRTCEALSLDHGLERAELRERIDETLAANEFDDAYVKCSITRGSQPGKLTPQPEVDPTVVVYAKELPRGGVDGDDVWDEPATLQTVKTRRMPDSAIPATAKTHNYLNGILARAELIETADEALLRDMDGAVVEGAASNVFFVHDDAVHTPSATRDLLPGITRRLVIDLAEDAGVPVRTGTYEPSDVREANEAFVTNTTWEVRPVDQVDGISVGGGAVTELLSRLFDELVEERHY